In the Muricauda sp. MAR_2010_75 genome, one interval contains:
- a CDS encoding DUF6090 family protein, producing the protein MLKLFRKVRKQLIAEKKFSNYLLYAIGEIFLVVIGILIALAIDNANDNRIKREKEQVYLKGLKEEFETSKIKLEELIGYNKDSYEAAITIVDLMDKQEPPSEEKLSELFVTAFAYDIFFNPNNSLLNEMINSGSLKDISNDTLRIQLTNWISFIDDIANQEKMLGEERNNTVNVFRNEGYSIRTILDHTGMSTKLGITPSKNPVSNLGALESIAFENNILLFIITSQSTETEHYNPLMYSLNSILETINNELEQ; encoded by the coding sequence ATGTTAAAGCTCTTTAGAAAAGTTAGAAAACAACTGATTGCCGAAAAAAAATTCAGCAACTACCTCCTTTACGCCATTGGTGAAATTTTTCTGGTGGTCATCGGAATCTTAATTGCTCTGGCCATTGATAACGCCAACGACAACAGAATCAAACGAGAAAAAGAGCAGGTCTATCTTAAAGGTTTAAAGGAAGAATTTGAGACCAGTAAAATAAAACTCGAAGAATTAATTGGTTATAACAAAGATAGCTATGAAGCCGCTATTACTATTGTTGACCTCATGGACAAGCAGGAACCTCCTTCCGAAGAAAAGTTATCCGAATTGTTTGTTACTGCTTTTGCGTATGATATTTTCTTCAACCCTAACAATTCCCTGCTTAATGAAATGATCAACTCGGGTAGTCTCAAGGATATTTCCAACGACACCCTGCGGATTCAACTGACCAATTGGATTTCTTTCATTGATGATATTGCCAATCAAGAAAAAATGCTTGGCGAAGAACGCAATAATACCGTCAATGTGTTTCGGAATGAGGGCTATAGCATCCGTACCATATTGGATCATACCGGCATGTCCACAAAATTAGGAATTACCCCGAGCAAAAATCCTGTTAGTAATTTAGGTGCCTTGGAGTCCATTGCCTTTGAAAACAACATTCTATTGTTCATCATTACAAGTCAATCTACAGAAACGGAACATTACAATCCTTTGATGTATAGCTTGAATTCCATTTTGGAGACTATCAACAACGAGTTGGAACAATAA
- a CDS encoding YfcC family protein produces MKKFPNAFVILIAVIIFAWILTYVVPQGSYQRLIDEVTGTTKVLNDSYQSVTSEHLSVLDLILSIPRGIIGRADAIVLILLIGGCFYVIEKTGALNQGLVKLVNVLEGKETLALILVSALFTAGGVTIGMQEEVIAMIPILLLFGKSLGYNTFTVILMSYGSTVIGSSFSPSNPFAVLIAQKEAGLPLLSGSGFRLVVLLVVFVTWTSYLIRYANKHRIEKIKMPSAHESMTTSSKIILLLLCGTFCGVIYGLIYLDWGFNQMSASFFALGIVAGLIGKLGVNGTGENYIEGFKEMMFASIILGLANSISLLLKEGMIMDTIVYGLFGPLKYLSPSVSAVSMMVAHSFLHFPVPSYSGQAVLTMPILVPLSDLIGLSRQVCVLAYQYGAVMADMIVPTNGALMAVLALCNIPYNKWLKFALKPTLLILLIAAIALITAVAIDYQ; encoded by the coding sequence ATGAAAAAATTTCCCAATGCTTTCGTCATACTCATTGCTGTCATCATTTTTGCCTGGATTCTTACGTACGTTGTTCCGCAAGGAAGCTATCAACGCCTGATTGATGAGGTCACTGGAACAACAAAAGTCCTTAACGATTCCTACCAATCGGTCACTTCAGAACATCTTTCTGTATTGGATTTGATTCTCTCCATCCCAAGGGGAATCATTGGGCGGGCAGATGCCATTGTTCTTATCCTTTTGATAGGCGGATGTTTTTATGTTATAGAAAAAACGGGGGCACTTAACCAAGGATTGGTAAAACTAGTAAATGTTTTGGAAGGAAAGGAGACCTTGGCCCTAATCCTAGTTTCGGCCCTCTTTACCGCTGGAGGGGTAACCATTGGTATGCAGGAAGAAGTCATTGCCATGATTCCCATTTTGCTTTTGTTTGGAAAAAGTCTAGGGTACAACACATTTACTGTCATTTTAATGAGCTATGGGTCTACGGTGATTGGGAGCTCTTTTAGCCCATCAAATCCCTTTGCTGTCTTGATCGCTCAAAAAGAAGCTGGGCTTCCATTGCTTTCCGGAAGTGGGTTTAGACTTGTGGTCTTACTGGTGGTTTTTGTGACTTGGACAAGCTATCTCATTCGATATGCCAATAAGCACAGGATTGAGAAAATAAAAATGCCCTCAGCCCACGAATCCATGACCACCAGCAGCAAAATCATTTTGCTGCTGCTCTGTGGAACATTTTGTGGTGTCATCTACGGCCTCATCTATCTGGATTGGGGCTTTAACCAGATGTCTGCTTCCTTCTTTGCTTTGGGTATTGTGGCCGGTCTTATTGGCAAACTGGGCGTCAACGGTACTGGAGAAAACTATATTGAAGGGTTTAAGGAAATGATGTTTGCCAGTATCATTTTAGGGTTGGCCAATAGCATTTCATTGCTATTAAAAGAAGGTATGATTATGGATACCATTGTATATGGCCTTTTTGGGCCTTTAAAATACCTTTCGCCTTCGGTCTCTGCTGTCTCCATGATGGTTGCCCATTCATTTTTGCACTTCCCGGTACCCAGTTACTCGGGGCAAGCGGTGTTGACCATGCCTATTTTGGTCCCACTTTCCGATTTGATAGGACTTTCTCGACAGGTTTGTGTATTGGCCTATCAATATGGTGCTGTTATGGCTGATATGATCGTACCCACCAACGGCGCGCTGATGGCAGTTTTGGCTCTTTGCAATATTCCCTATAACAAATGGTTGAAATTTGCACTTAAACCTACATTACTCATTTTATTGATTGCTGCTATTGCTTTGATTACAGCCGTGGCCATAGATTACCAGTAG
- a CDS encoding DUF2797 domain-containing protein, protein MLYEGVLRKMQTENGKPIQYYLIFDTGFLNVNQALDKELQIDFIKYQCLNCGEDRPIYRQGFCKTCFYETPHAGDWIMKPELSTAHLDKEDRDLEFEKKMQLQPHIVYLANSSNVKVGVTRKSQVPTRWIDQGAHEAIEIVEVPNRYLAGITEVALKDHVSDKTSWQKMLKNDIEDLDLIEWRAKLKPYIPEEAANYFIEDNSETNLEFPVLKYPEKVKSLNLSKTPSYKGVLKGIKGQYLIFEDNTVFNVRGSEGYYVGIDIH, encoded by the coding sequence ATGCTATACGAAGGAGTCCTGCGCAAGATGCAAACTGAAAATGGGAAGCCCATCCAGTACTATTTGATCTTTGACACCGGTTTCCTGAATGTGAACCAAGCCTTGGACAAGGAACTCCAAATTGATTTTATCAAATACCAATGCCTTAATTGCGGGGAAGACAGACCAATATATCGACAGGGGTTCTGCAAAACCTGCTTCTACGAAACCCCACATGCCGGCGATTGGATCATGAAACCTGAGTTGAGTACGGCCCACTTGGACAAGGAAGACCGCGATTTGGAGTTTGAAAAGAAAATGCAATTGCAACCCCATATTGTGTATTTGGCCAACTCCAGTAATGTAAAAGTGGGGGTAACCCGAAAATCCCAGGTACCCACCCGATGGATAGATCAAGGTGCCCACGAGGCCATTGAAATTGTGGAAGTGCCCAACCGGTATTTGGCCGGAATCACCGAGGTTGCCCTAAAAGATCATGTGAGCGACAAGACCAGTTGGCAAAAAATGTTGAAAAATGATATTGAGGACCTGGACCTTATTGAATGGAGAGCCAAACTAAAGCCCTACATTCCGGAAGAAGCCGCCAACTATTTTATTGAGGATAATTCGGAGACCAATTTGGAGTTCCCGGTTTTGAAATACCCTGAAAAAGTAAAAAGCCTGAACCTGAGCAAAACGCCAAGTTACAAAGGGGTACTTAAGGGCATTAAAGGACAATATTTGATTTTTGAGGACAATACGGTTTTTAATGTTCGTGGTAGTGAAGGCTATTATGTAGGGATAGACATCCATTAA
- a CDS encoding GH3 auxin-responsive promoter family protein gives MPIPLFNSIASWLLRKRYHQIELFLKYPLDVQDEVLRHLVDFSKDTMIGKQYGFQDNPKYEEFRNRVPIVSYEDIAPLIERTRRGEQNLFWPTTIKWFAKSSGTTNAKSKFIPVSMEALEDCHYKSSKDLLCLYLNNNENSQLFTGKSLRLGGSKELYEDNGTFFGDLSAILIDNMPLWAEYSSTPSNKVSLMSEWESKLEAIIEESIRENVTSLAGVPSWMLVLLNQVLEKTGKNHLFEIWENLEVYFHGGVSFTPYKNQYKKLLPRKRFNYYETYNASEGFFGIQDRNDSDELLLMLDYGIFYEFIPMDSQGGEKDAIPLWEVQTGVNYAMVITTNAGLWRYKIGDTIRFTSKNPYRIRITGRTKHHINVFGEELIIENAEEALKQICQKTDSEIMDYTAAPIFMNGSEKGGHEWIIEFRKPPEDVAYFTEFLDNALKSLNSDYEAKRYNNITLRMPKVHVARKNLFHDWLKSKNKLGGQHKIPRLSNNRDYIDELLQMN, from the coding sequence ATGCCAATACCATTATTCAATTCCATCGCTTCTTGGCTTTTACGGAAGCGATATCATCAAATAGAGCTTTTTCTGAAGTATCCTTTGGACGTTCAGGATGAGGTGTTGCGGCATTTGGTGGATTTTTCAAAGGACACCATGATCGGTAAGCAATATGGCTTTCAGGATAACCCTAAATACGAGGAGTTCCGAAACCGCGTGCCCATAGTAAGCTATGAAGATATTGCACCCTTGATAGAGCGCACCCGCAGGGGCGAGCAGAACCTATTTTGGCCCACGACCATAAAGTGGTTTGCCAAAAGCAGCGGTACCACCAATGCCAAGAGCAAGTTTATTCCTGTGAGCATGGAGGCCTTGGAGGATTGCCATTATAAATCGAGTAAAGATTTGTTGTGCCTATACCTGAACAATAATGAAAATTCCCAATTATTCACGGGAAAAAGTCTTCGATTGGGTGGGAGCAAGGAACTCTACGAGGACAATGGCACTTTTTTTGGCGATCTTTCCGCTATTTTGATTGATAATATGCCGCTTTGGGCGGAATATAGCAGCACCCCTAGCAATAAAGTTTCCTTGATGAGTGAATGGGAGTCCAAATTGGAGGCCATTATTGAGGAGAGCATCCGTGAGAACGTGACCAGTTTGGCTGGAGTTCCCTCTTGGATGTTGGTGTTATTGAACCAAGTATTGGAAAAAACCGGAAAGAACCACCTTTTTGAGATTTGGGAAAATTTGGAGGTGTATTTTCATGGGGGAGTGAGTTTTACGCCGTATAAGAATCAATATAAAAAGTTGCTGCCCAGAAAACGGTTCAATTATTACGAGACCTATAATGCTTCGGAAGGTTTTTTTGGAATTCAGGATAGGAATGATTCCGATGAATTATTATTGATGTTGGATTACGGTATTTTTTATGAATTTATCCCCATGGATTCCCAAGGGGGTGAAAAAGATGCTATCCCACTTTGGGAAGTGCAGACCGGAGTCAACTATGCCATGGTAATAACCACCAACGCTGGATTGTGGCGATACAAAATTGGGGATACCATTCGCTTTACCTCAAAAAACCCCTATCGAATTCGCATTACGGGCAGGACCAAGCACCATATCAATGTATTTGGTGAGGAGTTGATTATTGAAAATGCCGAGGAGGCCTTAAAACAGATATGCCAGAAGACCGATTCCGAAATCATGGATTATACGGCTGCACCCATTTTTATGAACGGAAGCGAAAAGGGCGGGCATGAGTGGATCATTGAATTTAGGAAACCACCAGAAGACGTGGCATATTTTACGGAATTTTTGGACAATGCGCTAAAATCGCTCAATTCTGATTATGAGGCCAAACGTTATAACAACATTACCCTAAGAATGCCCAAAGTACATGTAGCACGAAAGAATCTTTTTCACGACTGGTTAAAATCCAAGAACAAATTAGGGGGGCAGCATAAGATCCCAAGATTGTCCAACAATCGGGACTATATCGATGAGCTGCTTCAAATGAATTAA